In a genomic window of Vibrio gigantis:
- the malG gene encoding maltose ABC transporter permease MalG: MAMVQGKGLKYRVWATHAVLWCFLAMIIFPLLMIIAISFREGNFATGSLIPDNPSLEHWKLALGISVTNADGSVTPPPFPVLTWLWNSVKVAGVTSILIVALSTTSAYAFARMRFKGKETILKAMMIFQMFPAVLALVAIYALFDKLGQYIPFLGLNTHGGLIFSYLGGIALHVWTIKGYFETIDNSLEEAAALDGATPWQAFRLVLLPLSVPILAVVFILSFIATVGEVPVASILLTDVNSYTLAVGMQQYLYPQNYLWGDFAAAAVLSALPITIVFLLAQRWLVGGLTAGGVKG; encoded by the coding sequence ATGGCTATGGTACAAGGTAAAGGCCTTAAATACCGAGTATGGGCAACGCATGCAGTGTTGTGGTGCTTCTTGGCAATGATTATCTTCCCACTACTGATGATTATCGCAATCTCATTCCGTGAAGGTAACTTCGCAACGGGTAGCTTGATTCCGGATAATCCATCTTTGGAGCACTGGAAGCTAGCATTGGGAATTTCAGTAACGAACGCAGATGGCTCGGTAACGCCACCTCCATTTCCTGTTCTAACTTGGTTATGGAACTCGGTTAAAGTAGCGGGTGTTACGTCTATTTTGATTGTGGCATTGTCTACGACATCGGCTTACGCATTTGCGCGTATGCGCTTCAAGGGTAAAGAAACAATCTTGAAAGCGATGATGATTTTCCAGATGTTCCCAGCAGTACTGGCTCTAGTCGCTATCTACGCGTTGTTTGACAAGCTTGGTCAGTACATCCCGTTCTTAGGCTTGAACACACATGGCGGTCTAATCTTCTCTTACCTTGGTGGTATTGCGCTGCACGTTTGGACTATTAAGGGTTACTTTGAGACGATTGATAACTCACTGGAAGAAGCTGCGGCGTTGGATGGTGCAACGCCTTGGCAAGCATTCAGACTGGTTCTATTACCGCTGTCTGTGCCAATTCTAGCAGTTGTGTTTATCCTATCTTTCATTGCGACAGTTGGTGAAGTTCCAGTAGCTTCTATTCTGTTAACTGATGTGAACTCTTATACGCTAGCAGTAGGTATGCAGCAGTACCTATACCCTCAGAACTACCTATGGGGTGACTTTGCGGCGGCGGCTGTACTATCAGCACTTCCGATTACTATCGTGTTCTTACTTGCTCAACGTTGGTTAGTTGGCGGTTTGACGGCAGGTGGTGTAAAAGGATAA
- a CDS encoding acyl-CoA thioesterase gives MSSNNSRQDGKRDVTLRFLAEPGDVNFGGKVHGGAAMKWIDLAAYACSAGWSGKYCITAYAGGIRFVAPIHVGNLVEVSAKVIYTGSSSMHIAIDVQASDPKELNNRLTTHCIVIMVAVDENGNPTKVPEWIPETPEDIELRDSAIRLMNMRKQIGEEMEAHVKYLK, from the coding sequence ATGAGCAGTAACAATAGCCGACAAGATGGAAAACGAGACGTTACTCTGCGTTTTTTAGCTGAACCTGGGGATGTGAACTTTGGTGGTAAAGTTCATGGTGGTGCAGCAATGAAGTGGATCGATTTAGCAGCCTACGCTTGTTCTGCAGGTTGGAGTGGTAAATACTGTATAACAGCCTATGCTGGTGGAATTCGATTCGTTGCCCCAATTCACGTAGGCAACCTTGTAGAGGTAAGTGCAAAAGTCATCTATACCGGCTCATCTTCAATGCATATAGCTATCGACGTGCAAGCAAGTGACCCTAAAGAGCTCAATAACCGCCTAACAACTCACTGTATCGTTATTATGGTTGCGGTCGATGAAAATGGTAACCCAACGAAAGTGCCAGAGTGGATACCAGAAACTCCAGAAGACATCGAATTGCGAGATTCGGCTATTCGCCTAATGAATATGCGAAAACAGATTGGTGAAGAGATGGAAGCTCACGTGAAGTACCTCAAGTAA
- a CDS encoding peptide ABC transporter substrate-binding protein codes for MTQPKLPLLISSLIAISSTSAIAASVPSGTSLAEEQHFVRGNGAEPNTLDPSFVNSGMPGDIIVNDMFEGFVIENSDGQIIPGQAESWTFSNGGKTVTFVLKDGLKWSNGDPMTAADFVFGWQRAVSPKTGNNTGFVFSTANIVNASEILAGDKVPSELGIKAIDERTVEISLSKPTPYFMSLMSIKTFFPLPTKLVEEKGEQWTRAENIATNGAYTLSKWVPNEYVEVKRNPNYWDNDSTVINKVTYLGLSSQNAELIRYQSGEIDMTNRVQLEYYQKLVKESPEQIKAQALLGSYVYSFNTRQAPFDDVRVRQALSMAVDRGILVDKVTGQGEPEAYSVTPNNIPDYTAPLSEFSALDSAQRLTKAKTLLEDAGYNEDNPLKFTLTYNTSENHKKIAIAIASMWKPLGVKVELQNMEWKAYVAAKGTGDYQLARSWAFGDYPEPSALLEAFTCDHTANESGFCNPDYDELLQQASKTEDQTNRFALYQHAESILNESAAVMPIHHYNHTRLVRNTLKGFPNNNPKGNIYAKDLYFIQQ; via the coding sequence ATGACTCAACCAAAGCTACCTCTGCTTATCTCATCGCTGATCGCTATCTCTTCAACTTCAGCGATTGCCGCTTCTGTGCCCTCTGGCACTTCACTCGCTGAAGAACAACATTTTGTGCGTGGCAACGGCGCAGAGCCCAACACACTAGATCCTAGTTTCGTCAATTCAGGCATGCCCGGAGACATCATCGTCAATGACATGTTTGAAGGCTTCGTGATCGAGAACAGCGATGGACAAATCATTCCAGGACAAGCTGAAAGTTGGACATTCAGCAACGGTGGCAAAACGGTTACATTCGTTTTAAAAGACGGTCTAAAGTGGTCAAATGGTGATCCGATGACAGCAGCAGACTTCGTGTTTGGTTGGCAGCGCGCTGTATCTCCCAAAACGGGCAACAACACCGGATTTGTGTTCTCAACTGCAAATATCGTCAACGCCAGCGAGATTCTTGCTGGGGACAAAGTTCCTTCGGAGCTTGGAATCAAAGCAATCGACGAGCGCACTGTTGAAATTTCACTTTCAAAGCCAACTCCCTACTTCATGAGTTTAATGAGCATCAAAACCTTCTTCCCTCTCCCAACTAAATTGGTTGAAGAAAAAGGGGAACAATGGACTCGCGCGGAAAACATTGCGACCAACGGTGCTTACACTCTAAGTAAATGGGTTCCCAATGAATACGTCGAAGTGAAGAGAAACCCAAACTATTGGGATAACGATTCAACGGTTATCAATAAGGTAACCTACCTAGGTTTATCGTCTCAAAACGCTGAGCTTATTCGTTATCAGTCTGGTGAGATTGATATGACCAATCGCGTACAGCTTGAGTACTACCAAAAACTTGTCAAAGAGAGCCCTGAGCAAATTAAAGCACAAGCTTTGCTAGGTTCGTATGTCTACTCGTTCAACACTCGTCAGGCACCATTTGATGATGTCAGAGTACGTCAAGCACTAAGCATGGCCGTTGACCGTGGGATACTTGTAGATAAGGTAACAGGGCAAGGTGAACCAGAAGCCTACAGCGTGACACCGAATAATATTCCTGACTACACAGCGCCTTTATCCGAATTTAGTGCTTTGGACAGCGCTCAGCGTTTAACAAAAGCCAAAACGCTACTTGAAGATGCAGGGTACAACGAAGATAATCCACTCAAATTTACACTGACATACAACACCAGTGAGAATCATAAAAAAATAGCTATTGCGATTGCCTCGATGTGGAAGCCACTTGGCGTAAAAGTTGAGTTGCAAAACATGGAATGGAAAGCGTATGTCGCAGCGAAAGGAACCGGAGACTATCAACTTGCTCGTTCATGGGCATTCGGCGATTACCCGGAACCCTCTGCTCTTCTAGAAGCATTCACTTGCGATCACACAGCAAACGAAAGCGGTTTCTGTAATCCAGACTACGATGAGCTTTTACAGCAAGCAAGTAAGACGGAAGATCAGACTAATCGCTTTGCTTTATACCAGCATGCTGAGTCTATTTTAAATGAATCTGCAGCAGTTATGCCTATACATCACTACAATCACACTCGATTAGTGCGAAATACTCTCAAAGGCTTCCCAAACAACAATCCGAAAGGAAATATCTACGCGAAGGATCTATACTTCATACAACAGTAA
- a CDS encoding DMT family transporter produces MHYLLPFFTVCIWGANAIVNKLAASTIEPSAMSFYRWFFAMLILTPFCIRPVIKQWAVIKPNLSKLAFLGFLGMVLNQSLGYYAGLTTTASNMALITSLVPLISVFLSVPLLHKSISSLSIVGGVLSLSGLALMLGKGDPLFFMHQELTQGDGYMLIAAFVYASYCVLLKRWKMPISSWVVIYMQGLFAVAMLMPLWLTSEQLLPPQQAIPLIAYAAVAASILAPWMWVKAIDTIGADSSAMFMNLLPVVAIVLAATWLGEEINQFHIIGGVMVISGVILAQIKRKPRLEAPLPQQS; encoded by the coding sequence ATGCATTATCTCTTACCATTTTTTACAGTCTGTATTTGGGGCGCCAATGCAATCGTCAACAAGCTTGCTGCAAGTACCATAGAACCTAGCGCGATGAGTTTTTACCGCTGGTTTTTTGCGATGTTAATTCTCACACCTTTCTGCATTCGTCCAGTGATAAAACAATGGGCTGTCATTAAACCAAACCTATCTAAGTTAGCGTTCCTAGGCTTTTTGGGTATGGTGCTGAACCAATCTCTAGGTTACTACGCAGGCTTAACCACAACCGCTTCCAACATGGCATTGATCACATCTTTGGTCCCGTTGATCAGTGTATTCCTAAGCGTTCCTTTGTTGCACAAGTCAATTTCTAGTTTGAGTATTGTTGGTGGTGTGTTGTCACTATCAGGCTTAGCTCTGATGTTAGGTAAAGGCGATCCTTTGTTCTTCATGCATCAGGAGTTAACTCAAGGCGATGGCTACATGCTAATTGCAGCCTTTGTTTATGCTTCTTACTGTGTGTTATTGAAACGCTGGAAAATGCCAATCAGTAGCTGGGTTGTGATTTACATGCAGGGCCTATTTGCCGTCGCGATGCTCATGCCACTTTGGCTTACTAGCGAACAGCTTTTACCACCTCAACAAGCAATTCCATTGATAGCTTACGCCGCGGTCGCCGCTTCGATATTAGCACCTTGGATGTGGGTGAAAGCGATTGACACCATCGGTGCTGATTCCAGTGCGATGTTCATGAATTTACTTCCGGTTGTTGCGATTGTATTGGCCGCGACATGGCTTGGCGAAGAGATTAACCAGTTCCACATCATTGGTGGTGTGATGGTAATTTCAGGCGTGATCCTTGCACAAATCAAAAGAAAACCAAGGCTGGAAGCGCCGCTACCTCAACAAAGTTAG
- a CDS encoding AraC family transcriptional regulator — translation MKKHSRNLHPSLSIDKAPSNVFMNFEAFLSNTETRVHSHPWGQVQLISGGILEMEAEGTRFLAPPHLAIWVPAGVRHCSYNRKPLDYCSLNIAPDLTQHLPEKTSLIKITPIVSSIIDDFRERGINVAETEQDQRLVQVLLDQLAQREVEHHFLPSTDNKYLAPILASVEENPTDEVTLKDWAERVHTTERTLSRHCQTELGMSFTEWRLRVRYLYSMDLLRNGQSVKEVALTLGYNQASPFITMFKRYANQTPEQYKNRLL, via the coding sequence TTGAAAAAACACTCAAGAAACCTTCACCCATCCTTATCAATTGACAAGGCACCATCCAACGTATTTATGAATTTCGAAGCGTTTCTTTCGAACACTGAAACTCGAGTTCATAGTCACCCATGGGGACAGGTTCAATTGATCAGTGGTGGAATTCTTGAAATGGAGGCTGAGGGAACTCGCTTTTTGGCGCCGCCACATCTTGCTATTTGGGTGCCTGCTGGAGTAAGGCACTGTAGTTATAACCGTAAACCTTTGGATTACTGTTCGCTAAACATCGCACCAGATCTGACGCAGCACCTGCCAGAAAAAACCAGTCTTATAAAGATCACGCCTATTGTGTCTTCGATCATCGATGACTTTCGCGAGCGTGGAATAAATGTTGCGGAAACAGAGCAAGATCAAAGACTCGTTCAGGTACTGCTTGACCAGCTTGCGCAGCGTGAGGTTGAGCATCACTTTTTGCCTTCAACCGACAATAAGTACCTAGCACCAATATTGGCTTCTGTTGAAGAAAATCCAACCGATGAGGTGACGTTGAAAGATTGGGCTGAGCGTGTCCATACCACGGAAAGAACTCTTTCTCGCCACTGCCAGACGGAGCTTGGAATGAGTTTTACAGAGTGGCGATTGCGAGTGCGCTACCTATATTCAATGGACTTGTTGAGAAACGGTCAATCGGTCAAAGAGGTCGCTCTTACATTAGGTTATAACCAAGCAAGCCCTTTTATCACTATGTTCAAACGTTACGCGAACCAAACGCCAGAACAGTATAAGAACCGTTTGTTGTAA
- a CDS encoding lipocalin-like domain-containing protein yields MNRPIRVFFLTLSILFLLGCEESGHDSKQQTTQNMGSILGTETQTDDETAIEKGQFSPVVKGVDITFPIDHQAHPDFRHEWWYLTGNLIDEEGNALGVQWTQFRFATAPQENGNSTKETAWQSQQIYMAHSAVTTKDKHYADEKWSRGQTELAGVGSSPFRVYLDDWQWTSTTDDLFPATLNANSEQFSYSLILTSNSSYQKQGEQGYSTKSSDGKVASYYYSQPFINVSGEVVIDGVTHQVFGKGWIDREWSSQFLLDSQQGWDWFALRLSGETSLVVFQLRNSTTGKANYSHARLMNQDGSGITIKQQDISLTAIRQTKIDGREYPTEWQISIPTQQIELTASALNPSAKMPLSVPYWEGPIIIRGSHSGSGYMELTGY; encoded by the coding sequence ATGAATCGACCAATCAGAGTTTTCTTTCTCACACTTAGCATCTTGTTCCTTTTAGGATGTGAAGAGTCTGGACACGACTCTAAACAACAAACAACTCAAAATATGGGCTCAATACTCGGTACTGAAACACAAACTGACGATGAAACAGCAATCGAGAAAGGGCAGTTTTCACCGGTAGTAAAAGGTGTCGACATCACCTTCCCAATCGATCATCAGGCTCATCCTGATTTTCGTCATGAATGGTGGTACTTAACCGGAAACTTAATTGATGAAGAAGGCAATGCGTTGGGCGTGCAGTGGACACAATTTCGCTTCGCGACTGCTCCACAGGAAAACGGCAATAGCACGAAGGAAACTGCATGGCAAAGTCAGCAAATCTACATGGCACACAGCGCTGTCACGACCAAAGACAAACACTACGCCGATGAAAAGTGGTCTCGCGGCCAAACCGAACTTGCGGGTGTTGGCTCGTCACCATTTCGGGTCTATCTCGATGACTGGCAATGGACATCGACTACCGATGACCTCTTCCCTGCGACATTGAATGCCAATTCAGAACAATTTAGTTACTCACTAATACTCACCAGTAACTCGTCATATCAGAAACAAGGCGAGCAAGGCTACAGCACCAAAAGCAGCGACGGAAAAGTGGCTTCTTATTATTACAGCCAACCATTCATTAATGTATCGGGGGAGGTAGTCATTGATGGCGTAACACATCAGGTTTTCGGTAAAGGATGGATAGACAGAGAATGGAGCTCGCAGTTTTTGCTCGACTCGCAACAAGGGTGGGACTGGTTTGCGCTAAGACTGAGTGGTGAAACCAGCTTGGTGGTGTTTCAACTTCGAAACTCAACAACAGGCAAGGCTAATTATTCCCACGCAAGGTTGATGAATCAAGATGGTTCCGGCATTACGATTAAGCAACAAGACATAAGCTTAACCGCTATCAGGCAAACTAAAATCGATGGCCGTGAGTATCCAACAGAGTGGCAAATTTCAATTCCAACTCAACAAATAGAATTGACCGCCTCAGCACTCAATCCAAGTGCCAAAATGCCACTGTCGGTTCCCTATTGGGAAGGGCCAATAATAATTAGAGGCTCCCATTCCGGCTCTGGCTATATGGAATTAACTGGGTACTAA
- a CDS encoding ABC transporter permease: MPKANSTNTAARLEITHTKLTLNLFAAHYRQSPLQAAAILIGIVLAVTLFVAVQAINLNAKRSYAESTEQLSAQAQNLIIPPAGQNYLPESLYFKLRQNGLSAVLPVIEGRVRDNQGRRWSIQGSELIAALTSRARYSEENEHNISLFDNALPLPQLLAGDPIVMMSQSQHQSLGEVNTLTLDDIVTQVVVLPDEWQLGSRMLIDIGFAQQLLNKQGQLSYIAVFDIKNQPQYNWQNLIAEQGQWITNNQSTDLGSITDSFHLNLTAMSLLAFLVGLFIAYNGVKYSLLKRNRLLVQIQQAGIAPSIVFSALLVELTLLVTLGASLGFILGMQLSHWLHPTVAITLEQLYGATLLPGTWQWQWLVQALLLTLAATLVACWQHFKQRVRQPLSSHGGFYQAPETSNENQLFVIGAVLTTLALAGLWLSEHHRFTMAWLGILVVSIPLYLPKTLSVLANWSEQRTKSGLIQYLFAELRELISPLSLAMMALLLAVTANIGMNTLVGSFESTLKQWLEQRLHADIYVSPAQGEIANVERALEQSENVETVYKQYYVDDNLQGLPTLLGTKDKDTLEQTMVFQSHVDEFWTRFYQGELVAISEPTAVKLGLSLESSLKLDGLQDKTLVVGAIFHDYGSPNGEVLLAPNLWLESGFTDLPTSLGIKVSGDPQVVHEQLRQQLNLHPSQLYDQAQIKSLALDIFSQTFAITRALNGVTLMVAVIGLFCACFMLLDARKAAIARLYALGVSQRKLMTMVVGQIVVLVTFTLIVAIPLGAMIGYVLTDIVTLRAFGWSLNYLWSWSDALSIAAITILVAVIATLIPLWRLVSKPVVSSLQSEVL, translated from the coding sequence ATGCCAAAGGCTAATTCTACTAATACGGCTGCTCGCTTAGAGATCACGCACACCAAACTTACGCTGAACCTATTCGCCGCACACTATCGCCAGTCTCCTTTGCAAGCTGCGGCGATCTTGATTGGTATTGTGCTAGCGGTCACCTTGTTTGTCGCTGTACAAGCCATCAACTTGAATGCCAAACGCAGCTATGCAGAATCCACCGAACAACTGAGCGCCCAGGCTCAGAACCTAATCATTCCACCAGCAGGACAAAACTACTTACCTGAATCCCTCTACTTCAAGCTAAGACAAAACGGACTCAGCGCAGTACTACCTGTGATTGAAGGGCGTGTGAGAGACAATCAAGGACGTCGTTGGTCAATCCAAGGCAGTGAGCTGATCGCCGCACTCACCTCAAGAGCTCGCTACTCCGAAGAGAACGAACACAACATATCTCTTTTTGATAATGCACTTCCCCTACCTCAGCTCTTAGCTGGCGACCCCATAGTGATGATGAGTCAGTCGCAACATCAAAGCTTGGGAGAAGTAAACACGCTCACTCTAGATGACATCGTTACCCAAGTGGTCGTGCTGCCTGATGAATGGCAGCTGGGTAGCCGAATGCTGATAGATATTGGATTCGCTCAGCAGTTACTCAACAAACAAGGTCAACTGAGCTACATCGCCGTTTTTGATATCAAGAACCAACCACAATATAACTGGCAGAATCTCATCGCAGAACAAGGTCAATGGATCACCAATAATCAAAGTACCGATCTCGGATCTATTACCGACAGCTTTCACCTCAACCTCACTGCCATGAGCTTACTGGCATTCTTGGTTGGTTTGTTCATCGCTTACAACGGCGTGAAGTACAGCTTGCTCAAACGCAATCGACTGTTAGTGCAAATTCAACAAGCCGGGATTGCGCCAAGCATCGTATTTTCAGCTCTGTTAGTCGAGCTGACTCTTTTAGTCACATTGGGCGCGTCGCTTGGTTTCATTCTCGGCATGCAACTCAGCCATTGGCTGCATCCAACCGTCGCGATAACGCTTGAACAACTTTATGGTGCAACACTGCTTCCCGGCACATGGCAGTGGCAATGGTTAGTGCAGGCACTGCTGCTTACGCTGGCCGCAACGCTTGTCGCGTGTTGGCAGCACTTTAAACAGCGAGTGCGACAACCACTCTCTTCCCATGGCGGTTTCTATCAAGCGCCGGAAACGTCAAACGAAAATCAGCTGTTTGTTATCGGGGCAGTATTAACCACTCTCGCGTTAGCAGGGTTATGGTTAAGCGAACATCACCGCTTCACCATGGCGTGGCTAGGCATTTTAGTCGTGTCGATTCCCTTGTATCTACCCAAAACGCTCAGCGTGTTAGCAAATTGGAGCGAGCAGCGCACCAAGTCGGGATTAATACAGTATCTGTTTGCTGAGCTGCGTGAACTGATCTCCCCTCTCTCCCTTGCCATGATGGCATTACTTCTCGCCGTCACCGCCAATATAGGGATGAATACTTTAGTCGGCAGCTTTGAATCCACGTTAAAGCAATGGCTTGAACAACGATTGCATGCTGATATTTACGTTAGCCCAGCCCAAGGTGAAATCGCGAATGTGGAGCGTGCGTTAGAGCAGTCGGAGAACGTTGAAACCGTCTACAAACAATACTACGTCGATGATAACTTGCAGGGCTTACCGACTTTGCTCGGCACCAAAGACAAAGACACACTTGAGCAAACCATGGTGTTCCAATCCCACGTTGATGAATTCTGGACGCGCTTTTACCAAGGTGAATTAGTGGCGATCAGCGAGCCCACAGCGGTGAAGCTCGGCTTGTCACTAGAAAGCTCACTCAAGCTTGATGGGCTCCAAGACAAAACACTCGTTGTCGGGGCGATTTTTCATGATTACGGTTCACCGAATGGCGAAGTATTGCTTGCACCTAATTTATGGCTCGAAAGCGGCTTTACTGACTTACCCACCAGCTTAGGAATCAAAGTCTCTGGCGATCCACAAGTGGTGCACGAACAACTGCGCCAACAGCTGAATCTTCACCCTAGCCAGCTTTACGATCAAGCACAGATCAAATCCCTCGCTTTAGATATCTTTTCACAAACCTTCGCCATTACACGCGCACTGAATGGTGTCACCTTGATGGTCGCCGTCATCGGGTTGTTCTGTGCGTGCTTCATGTTGCTCGATGCACGCAAAGCCGCCATTGCAAGGTTGTATGCGCTCGGTGTTAGTCAACGAAAGTTGATGACGATGGTGGTCGGGCAGATTGTCGTATTAGTTACCTTTACCTTAATTGTCGCCATACCGCTCGGCGCTATGATCGGTTATGTGTTGACGGACATCGTTACCCTGCGCGCCTTTGGTTGGAGCTTAAACTACCTATGGAGTTGGAGTGATGCACTCAGCATCGCAGCCATCACCATTTTAGTCGCTGTGATCGCAACTCTAATCCCACTCTGGCGCTTAGTCAGTAAACCAGTGGTATCTAGCTTGCAGAGCGAGGTGTTGTGA
- a CDS encoding ABC transporter ATP-binding protein gives MENPIVTLKQASKSFVDGKDTHSVLDSVDFTLATGASVALTGASGSGKSTLLNLIAGFDPLSGGELWLDGDNTSVWKDPQWNRFRHQKLGVIFQQFNLLTPLNVKQNIAFPLHLNQQKWGDWCDYLVETLGISDLLNRHVSALSGGQQQRVAIARALAHKPKLLLADEPTGNLDNKAGLEVMKLLSEITTQGNTAVLLVTHSLECADFMQRQLVLDNGNLKPVDQNQASEMTHAKG, from the coding sequence ATGGAAAACCCAATTGTCACACTTAAACAGGCCAGCAAAAGCTTTGTTGATGGTAAAGACACCCATAGCGTGTTGGACAGTGTCGATTTCACTTTAGCGACGGGCGCTAGTGTGGCTTTGACTGGTGCGAGTGGCAGTGGAAAGAGTACTTTGCTCAATCTCATCGCAGGCTTTGATCCACTTTCAGGTGGTGAGTTGTGGCTCGATGGTGACAACACGTCGGTTTGGAAAGACCCACAATGGAACCGCTTCCGCCATCAAAAGCTGGGCGTTATCTTTCAGCAATTTAACTTGCTAACCCCACTCAACGTAAAACAAAACATCGCGTTCCCGTTGCATTTGAATCAACAAAAATGGGGCGACTGGTGTGATTACTTAGTGGAAACATTAGGCATCAGCGACCTGCTCAATAGGCATGTATCAGCGCTCTCTGGTGGGCAACAACAAAGAGTAGCGATCGCTCGAGCATTGGCTCACAAACCTAAACTTCTGCTTGCTGATGAGCCCACAGGAAACCTAGATAATAAAGCAGGGTTGGAGGTGATGAAATTACTTAGTGAAATCACTACACAAGGCAACACCGCTGTATTATTGGTGACACACAGCCTTGAATGCGCTGACTTTATGCAGAGACAACTGGTCTTGGACAATGGAAATCTTAAGCCTGTAGACCAAAATCAAGCCAGTGAGATGACTCATGCCAAAGGCTAA